A window of ANME-2 cluster archaeon genomic DNA:
TTATATTCTCCATCCTTTTGATTGATCTTTCTGGTATATCTACTACAAATTCTTCAACTTTATCAGCCTTATATCTCACCTGATCTTCAGTTGTATGAATTATATTTCCGTCTGGATTTTTGATCCTTAGATAAAGATCTGGCTTTGTGTCAAGATAAGCGTCCTTAAAATCGACCTCATCGTAAAATATCTCGAATTTTCCATCCTGGTCTGTAATAACAGAACCCAATCGGTCATCACATTTATAATCTTTATCCACGGGCTCAACAATTAAACCTTGGAGAGGTTCTTTGTTTTCCAAAGTCCTTACTTTCCCGAATATTCTAAATCTTTCATCACGATTTATTTCAGCACCTCCTATAGCAAAGTAATACTTCACACCGTGCGTTTTGAGATGAAAGAAAGAGTTATTCACATATTCTACGTTGGATTAAGTGAATACTCCAACTAACCAAAAATCAATATGGGACGAAACATATATAATATTTTCTGTTTTAGAGGCACCAAAACCCCTTTTGTATTATTATCAGGTATGATTCCTGTATCTGACAGGTCATGAGCAATTCTTAAGGTTAGATATCACGGATAGAAAATAATCTGGTTTTCAATACGTTCGCGCCATCAACACCACAATATCAGTGGGTTTGCCGCAGATGGGGCACGTACCATTGCCCCTGCCCAGTGCCGGGTCTTCAGGTTCCCCAAGTATGCCCGCACCTACGATCTCTTCCATCTCCAACCCACACGAGCGCTCACCACACCATGCTATCCGGGCAATACCTGTCCGGATATGATCCTTAACTTCATCCAGGTCAGTGCACAATGTTATCCGGCTTTGAAGCGATTCTGTTGCTGCATCATACAATTTCTGCCGCATTTCCTCTAATGATCTGTCAATCTCATGCAATACCGTATCTTGTGGCACAGATGTCTTAACTCCATCACGCCTTGCCATGACCACAACATTATTCTTGAGGTCGCGTGGACCGATCTCGATACGGACTGGCACACCCTTTAACTCCCACTTGTAGTACTTGGCACCGGGCCGCGCATCACTATCATCAATAACCACCCGCAAACCGGCCCGCCTGAGGGTATCTGCCAGGTCGTTACATGCTGAGAGTACTGCCTCGTCCTTACCGAACAGGATCGGAATGATGACTATCTGGGTGGGTGCAACCTCAGGCGGCAGGATGAGTCCTTTATTGTCACCATGAATGGATATCATGGCCGCAATACAGCGCTCACTGATACCATAACAGGTCTGGTGTGCCAGTACCTGTTCACCCTGCGGGTCCTCGTAGGTGATATCGAACGTCTTCGCGAAATTATCCCCGAGGTGATGTGCGGTACCCACCTGCAAGGTCTTGCCGTCAGGCATCAGGGCATCCACTGCCATAGTATAATCGGCGCCCGGGAACTTGTCCCAGTCGGGCCGCTTGCTCACTATGGTAGGTACAGCCAGACGAGTATAGAACTGCTGGTAGATACGCGTGGCCTCCCTGACCTGCGCCGCAGCACCGTCCCATGTGGCGTGCACGGTATGTGCCTCCTTGAACGAGGTGATCTCCCGCAATCGTATCAGGGGACGGGTGTGTTTGGTCTCGTACCGGAAGGTATTGACTATCTGGTAAATAAGCAGCGGCAAATCGGAATGTGAGCGCACCCATAATTTATACATGGGATATATGGCTGTCTCGCTGGTAGGTCGTAACGCCAGTTTCACATCCAGGGGAGTGGTCCCACCATGGGTCACCCAGTAAACCTCATCCTCGAACCCTTTGATATGCTCGGCTTCTTTCATGAACTCATGTTCCGGAATGAGCAACGGGAACATTGCCTCGACATGACCGGTAGTATCAAGCAGTTCCCGTATTATGGAATATACCTTGCTGCGAATGGAAAAACCAAACGGGTTCCACACATATAATCCCTTCACAGGATAGCGCACATCCATAATTTCGGCTACCTGCAGCAGTTCATTGTACCATTCACTAAAATCCGATTTCAGAGGGAGGGTCTTTGATCCCTCGTTCTTGCTTGCTTTTTCCTGTGAACTGGATGGGTCGGTCATATAAAGGTTTTAGAAGGTGGGTAAAGTGATATTATTTTCGGTTCTTACCAAATGATCTGGCCTGTTTTTCGTTCCATTTCCCGCACCATTTTCTGGTAGTTCATCAAGAGAGGGCCGTTCCATGAATATTCGAATTCCTGTATCATCTCACCAAGCTGCGCAAGTTCTTCCTTATCCAGACCCTGTTTCAATATCTTGAACACAGCCTCATCCTCCCCTTCAAAAATAGGCCTTACTTCTTCTATGAAGGTAAGACCATTCTCAACGATCTTCGCAGCCACGCTCATATCACCTGAAGCATAGGCTTCCATAACGGCAAGGATGTTATCTATATATTCAAAACTGTTATTATAATCAT
This region includes:
- the proS gene encoding proline--tRNA ligase — encoded protein: MTDPSSSQEKASKNEGSKTLPLKSDFSEWYNELLQVAEIMDVRYPVKGLYVWNPFGFSIRSKVYSIIRELLDTTGHVEAMFPLLIPEHEFMKEAEHIKGFEDEVYWVTHGGTTPLDVKLALRPTSETAIYPMYKLWVRSHSDLPLLIYQIVNTFRYETKHTRPLIRLREITSFKEAHTVHATWDGAAAQVREATRIYQQFYTRLAVPTIVSKRPDWDKFPGADYTMAVDALMPDGKTLQVGTAHHLGDNFAKTFDITYEDPQGEQVLAHQTCYGISERCIAAMISIHGDNKGLILPPEVAPTQIVIIPILFGKDEAVLSACNDLADTLRRAGLRVVIDDSDARPGAKYYKWELKGVPVRIEIGPRDLKNNVVVMARRDGVKTSVPQDTVLHEIDRSLEEMRQKLYDAATESLQSRITLCTDLDEVKDHIRTGIARIAWCGERSCGLEMEEIVGAGILGEPEDPALGRGNGTCPICGKPTDIVVLMARTY